One window of Alteromonas sp. LMIT006 genomic DNA carries:
- a CDS encoding mechanosensitive ion channel family protein, producing MESTQFMDMFIHIISQITQQDDITNQHPIYKLSAILSILFGALVVFYIMRAILQSKMLLRLFENEYRWDDALLEHGFFNRVGHVMPAVFILLTTPVLLEQNTLISSFTNKAALVYIVFASIFAVYALLNTIEDLYNASKLASKAPITGFIQVFKLLFAIIAIVLSISLILEKSPYLLLSGLTAITAVLLLIFRDTILGFVAGIQIAANRMFNSGDWIEIPKFGIDGEIQQIGLNVVKVQNWDKTIATIPTYSLTNESVRNWQGMQRSGGRRIKRALLIDQSSIGFLSDDQLDDLKQFKRIAQYLADKLGEINTDNINNAIDAKDTKNARRLTNIGTFRAYIEAYLKSHPNIAQQMTLMVRQLKPTETGLPIELYCFTNTTIWVEYESIQADIFDHLLAIMPLFGLRCYQRVSDKG from the coding sequence ATGGAAAGTACACAATTTATGGATATGTTCATCCATATCATCAGCCAAATAACCCAGCAAGATGACATCACTAATCAGCATCCTATATACAAGTTATCCGCTATTTTGAGTATATTATTCGGTGCATTAGTGGTGTTTTATATTATGCGCGCCATTTTGCAATCTAAGATGTTATTGCGTTTATTTGAAAACGAGTATCGTTGGGATGATGCCTTATTAGAGCATGGATTCTTTAATCGTGTTGGTCATGTAATGCCTGCGGTATTTATTCTCCTCACAACGCCCGTATTGCTTGAACAAAATACTCTTATCTCAAGCTTTACCAACAAAGCTGCTTTGGTTTACATTGTTTTTGCGAGTATTTTTGCCGTCTATGCCTTACTCAATACCATTGAGGATTTGTATAACGCCTCCAAGCTTGCCAGCAAAGCACCCATTACCGGCTTTATTCAAGTCTTCAAATTGCTGTTTGCTATTATTGCCATTGTTCTCTCCATCTCCCTTATCTTAGAAAAAAGTCCCTATTTATTACTTTCAGGCTTAACTGCCATCACAGCGGTATTGTTATTGATTTTCCGCGACACGATATTGGGGTTTGTTGCGGGTATTCAAATTGCCGCTAATCGCATGTTTAACAGCGGTGACTGGATCGAAATCCCAAAATTTGGCATCGATGGCGAAATCCAACAAATCGGGTTAAACGTGGTCAAAGTGCAAAACTGGGATAAAACCATTGCAACCATTCCGACTTACTCATTAACTAACGAATCGGTTAGAAACTGGCAAGGTATGCAGCGCTCAGGCGGCCGACGCATAAAACGCGCGTTACTGATAGACCAATCAAGCATCGGTTTTTTAAGTGACGATCAACTTGACGATCTTAAACAGTTTAAACGCATCGCACAGTATTTGGCAGATAAACTCGGGGAGATAAATACCGACAATATCAATAATGCCATCGATGCAAAAGACACCAAAAATGCCCGACGTTTAACCAACATCGGTACATTTAGAGCATACATCGAAGCTTATCTCAAATCCCACCCAAACATCGCTCAGCAGATGACCCTAATGGTCCGTCAGTTAAAACCAACAGAAACGGGACTGCCAATTGAACTGTATTGTTTTACTAATACTACTATTTGGGTAGAGTATGAGAGCATACAAGCGGATATTTTTGACCACCTGCTGGCCATCATGCCGTTGTTTGGCTTGAGGTGTTATCAGCGTGTGAGCGACAAAGGCTAA
- a CDS encoding DUF2884 family protein encodes MHGTLGIENGVMTVTTTKGQTLTLDEEQQLFVDGKEMLLTASQQSLAEQYYYNINAAIPMGIEIAAQGLELSNVAVNDILSPLLGEDDDMIIKLNELLTGVAQGLQNDIYDAQGNLSIAPNMSGGNWFSPEWEKDFERVLTDTIEQNMGRLMIAIGTELLFGEGDFGLEAFDPDALAQRVGDKMAHHGTQISEAMVTFCAIVEAADQAETDLANSIEVLNSFDVIQYRKGTHHNAQ; translated from the coding sequence ATGCACGGCACCCTCGGCATCGAGAATGGCGTCATGACAGTGACCACGACAAAAGGTCAAACACTTACGTTAGATGAAGAACAACAGCTCTTCGTTGATGGCAAAGAAATGCTACTTACTGCGTCACAACAGAGTTTGGCTGAGCAGTATTATTACAACATCAACGCAGCGATTCCAATGGGCATCGAAATCGCTGCGCAAGGCTTAGAACTTAGCAATGTGGCCGTTAATGACATTCTATCTCCTTTACTTGGTGAAGATGATGACATGATAATCAAACTCAATGAGTTACTTACAGGCGTTGCACAAGGATTGCAAAACGATATTTATGATGCGCAAGGCAACCTTTCTATTGCACCCAATATGAGTGGTGGCAATTGGTTTTCTCCCGAGTGGGAAAAAGACTTTGAACGCGTATTAACCGACACCATAGAGCAAAATATGGGGCGGTTGATGATTGCAATTGGTACTGAGTTATTATTTGGTGAAGGTGATTTTGGCTTAGAGGCGTTTGATCCAGATGCATTAGCCCAACGTGTTGGCGACAAAATGGCGCATCATGGTACGCAAATCAGTGAAGCGATGGTGACCTTTTGTGCAATCGTTGAAGCCGCTGACCAAGCTGAGACAGACTTGGCAAACAGTATCGAAGTACTTAACTCGTTTGATGTGATTCAATATCGCAAAGGCACTCACCACAATGCTCAATAA
- a CDS encoding NAD-dependent epimerase/dehydratase family protein produces the protein MLNKTLSVGIFGCGWLGQPLAKRLIQAGHELIGSTTRASQRAVLSALGVTPIILDLRQHPLATNDYPTVRQLDVILLNIPPKHRDLDAPLFVSQVKEFVDTLLSLSPNAYVIFVSTTSVFGNATQTVNEDSPTCPNTPSGHAHVELEQFILNQPKSSVVRLAGLIDDVRHPITSIVKRETFSNGQQVVNLVHQEDVVNALQIIIERQLSGVTMHLCAPEHPTREHYYQYAAQQRLLTFPTIIPDPNSTPHGKVVLAQKTQQLLGFEYQYKSPFDMV, from the coding sequence ATGCTCAATAAAACATTAAGCGTGGGCATTTTTGGCTGTGGTTGGCTTGGTCAACCACTGGCCAAGAGGCTCATTCAAGCTGGACATGAGTTGATAGGCAGTACTACTCGTGCATCACAGCGAGCCGTTCTATCCGCACTCGGCGTCACGCCAATTATACTCGATCTTAGACAGCATCCTTTAGCGACCAATGACTATCCAACGGTTCGTCAGCTTGATGTTATCTTGCTCAACATTCCACCAAAACATAGAGATCTAGATGCGCCGCTATTTGTGTCTCAAGTGAAAGAATTTGTGGACACACTATTATCCCTTTCACCGAATGCCTATGTGATTTTTGTATCCACAACGTCCGTGTTTGGCAATGCGACACAAACGGTGAATGAAGATAGCCCGACTTGTCCAAATACCCCCTCAGGGCACGCGCATGTTGAACTGGAGCAATTCATCCTCAACCAACCTAAAAGCTCGGTGGTACGCTTAGCTGGCCTGATTGACGATGTACGCCACCCGATTACCAGTATTGTCAAACGCGAGACCTTTAGTAACGGACAACAAGTAGTGAATCTAGTTCATCAGGAAGATGTAGTGAACGCTTTGCAAATAATCATTGAGCGACAACTCTCGGGCGTAACCATGCATCTTTGCGCACCGGAACACCCTACTCGAGAACACTATTATCAATACGCAGCACAACAACGCTTATTAACGTTTCCTACTATTATTCCCGATCCCAACTCCACACCTCATGGCAAAGTGGTTTTGGCACAAAAAACCCAGCAACTGCTGGGCTTTGAATATCAATACAAGAGTCCATTTGATATGGTCTAG
- a CDS encoding sodium-dependent transporter, protein MGASREQFGSRLGFILAAAGSAVGIGNLVGFPVGAAKNGGGAFLLMYAVFVFFICLPVMMAEMSVGRHTQRDPLGAYKKLAPNSKWSIAGWLSIITPFMIAVFYSVITVWILGYLVESVTGNLSQLANPDNFGQFINSGKVFGYLVAVLAIMYLILQGGVKEGIERGAKILMPALFFMLIGMVIFVLLQDNAMLGVQFYLIPDISKIDSGVVNGALSQAFFSLSLGMGIMITYGSYVDRRADVPNSSKLVALTDTAVAFTAGLMILPAIFTFNPEIQAEDLSESSVGLIFTFLPKIFLALQATIGYTGASVVASVFFLLVFFAAITSLVSIFEVPVSSLMSEQGVSRPKALGIAGALLVLLSLMCAVSFGMVPFLTDFVSYAGANKSFFDVVIDVFYETILPLNGLLICLFVSYRWRKQNFNAALEEGSTVYQGSWFERYVNFSIGTFIPLVLAFIFLNTVLTKYFGLALLG, encoded by the coding sequence ATGGGCGCATCTCGCGAGCAATTTGGTTCTCGCTTAGGCTTTATTTTGGCAGCTGCAGGTTCCGCTGTGGGGATCGGCAATCTGGTGGGTTTTCCTGTTGGCGCGGCCAAAAATGGGGGCGGTGCATTTTTATTAATGTATGCGGTATTTGTCTTTTTCATCTGCCTGCCAGTGATGATGGCAGAAATGTCTGTTGGTCGTCATACTCAGCGTGATCCTCTCGGTGCATATAAGAAGCTCGCACCCAATTCAAAATGGTCTATTGCGGGCTGGTTGTCAATTATCACCCCGTTTATGATCGCCGTATTTTACTCCGTTATTACAGTATGGATATTGGGTTACTTGGTTGAATCGGTAACCGGTAATTTGTCGCAGTTAGCCAATCCGGATAATTTTGGTCAGTTTATCAATTCGGGCAAAGTGTTCGGTTATTTGGTCGCCGTGTTAGCGATTATGTACTTAATTTTGCAAGGCGGGGTCAAAGAAGGGATCGAGCGAGGCGCAAAAATATTGATGCCGGCTCTGTTCTTTATGCTGATTGGCATGGTGATATTTGTCTTGTTACAAGACAATGCGATGTTAGGGGTGCAGTTCTATCTTATTCCTGATATCAGTAAAATAGATTCAGGTGTCGTCAATGGTGCGCTATCTCAAGCGTTTTTCTCATTGTCTTTGGGTATGGGGATCATGATCACATATGGCAGCTACGTCGATCGACGCGCAGATGTACCAAATTCTTCCAAATTAGTCGCATTAACCGATACGGCAGTTGCGTTTACTGCGGGGTTGATGATTTTACCTGCAATCTTCACCTTCAACCCTGAGATCCAAGCTGAAGATTTGAGTGAGTCATCAGTGGGTTTGATTTTTACCTTTTTACCTAAAATCTTCCTAGCACTACAAGCCACCATAGGTTATACGGGGGCGTCAGTTGTGGCCAGTGTCTTTTTCTTACTTGTGTTCTTTGCAGCGATTACATCATTGGTATCGATATTTGAAGTACCGGTCTCATCTTTGATGAGTGAACAGGGGGTTTCCCGACCAAAAGCACTCGGTATTGCTGGCGCTTTGCTAGTATTACTGTCTTTAATGTGCGCAGTATCCTTTGGTATGGTACCGTTTTTGACTGATTTTGTGAGTTATGCTGGCGCGAATAAATCGTTCTTTGATGTAGTGATTGATGTATTTTATGAAACGATCTTACCTCTTAATGGTTTGTTGATTTGTTTGTTTGTGAGTTATCGCTGGCGCAAACAGAACTTTAATGCCGCTCTAGAAGAAGGCTCAACCGTTTATCAGGGCTCATGGTTTGAACGTTATGTAAACTTCTCAATTGGGACATTTATCCCGCTGGTTCTGGCGTTTATCTTTCTCAATACTGTATTGACTAAGTATTTTGGTTTAGCTCTATTGGGCTAG
- a CDS encoding SDR family NAD(P)-dependent oxidoreductase, with protein MTESNGERALVIGASSGIAQAVIEQLLLSASVTYIDAVSRSLPQKDFGGSVQHFEVDSSCESQIKAFISARKAEGITYRYVVCTIGLLHNPELGIKPEKRLEDINADAMQYYFTVNTIMPTLWLKNLPAVVAKNAPTTMAFFSARVGSISDNRLGGWYGYRASKSALNMVIKNAAIEYARRHKQVTLMAYHPGTVDTGLSKPFQANVPQKKLFTPAFTAECLVQQLQSAQAEHSPYYVDWDAQNIPW; from the coding sequence ATGACTGAAAGCAACGGTGAACGTGCTCTAGTAATAGGTGCAAGCAGTGGCATTGCTCAAGCGGTGATAGAACAACTTCTGCTAAGTGCTTCAGTCACTTACATTGATGCGGTATCTCGAAGCCTTCCACAGAAAGACTTTGGAGGCAGTGTTCAGCATTTTGAGGTTGACTCGTCGTGTGAATCACAGATCAAAGCGTTTATTTCTGCCCGCAAAGCAGAAGGTATAACCTATCGCTATGTAGTGTGTACGATTGGCTTATTGCACAATCCAGAGTTGGGCATTAAGCCGGAAAAACGCCTTGAAGATATCAATGCAGACGCGATGCAATACTATTTTACAGTGAATACCATTATGCCAACACTGTGGTTAAAAAATCTTCCAGCCGTTGTGGCAAAAAACGCGCCGACAACCATGGCGTTTTTCTCGGCACGTGTCGGTAGTATTAGCGATAATCGCTTAGGGGGTTGGTACGGTTATCGCGCATCTAAATCCGCTTTGAATATGGTGATCAAAAATGCGGCGATAGAGTACGCAAGACGACATAAGCAGGTTACATTGATGGCGTATCATCCCGGTACAGTAGACACTGGATTATCCAAGCCGTTTCAAGCGAATGTACCCCAAAAAAAACTCTTCACACCTGCATTTACCGCAGAATGTCTGGTTCAACAGTTACAATCCGCACAGGCCGAACATTCACCGTATTATGTCGATTGGGATGCGCAAAATATTCCTTGGTAA
- a CDS encoding thiol-disulfide oxidoreductase DCC family protein, with product MTLTLFYDGQCPLCQKEMSHLRKLNRDGHLRFEDIMAPDFVQRYPNMDWHALNNRIHGMTDTGELITGLDVTHLAWSLVGKGWLYAPLRWPVIRWFADHAYHIFAKHRYTISYWLTGQKRCSTCGPNPQGKV from the coding sequence ATGACCTTAACGTTATTTTATGATGGCCAATGTCCACTTTGCCAAAAAGAAATGTCTCACCTGCGCAAGCTCAATCGAGATGGTCATTTGCGCTTCGAGGACATTATGGCGCCAGATTTTGTACAGCGGTACCCAAACATGGATTGGCATGCATTAAATAATCGGATTCACGGTATGACTGACACCGGAGAGTTGATTACCGGGCTTGATGTAACACATTTAGCTTGGTCATTAGTCGGTAAGGGCTGGTTGTATGCACCATTGCGTTGGCCGGTCATTAGGTGGTTTGCTGACCACGCTTATCATATATTTGCCAAACATCGTTATACCATCTCGTATTGGTTAACTGGTCAAAAACGATGTTCCACATGTGGCCCTAATCCCCAAGGAAAAGTATGA
- the msrA gene encoding peptide-methionine (S)-S-oxide reductase MsrA, with protein sequence MSKLEQITLAGGCFWCIESAFNRVKGIEHAVSGYSNGSVIDPTYEQVCAGDTGHAEVVQLTFYPEQISLEQIFEIFFALHDPTQLNRQGNDIGSQYRGGIYYHNEAQHQAAIAFIAKLRADKIYDGEIVTEVLPLENYYDAEDYHQDYFNNNPGNTYCNFVVGPKLTKFKQTFAQMLKD encoded by the coding sequence ATGTCCAAATTAGAGCAAATCACATTGGCCGGCGGATGCTTCTGGTGCATTGAGTCTGCCTTCAACCGAGTCAAAGGTATTGAACATGCCGTATCAGGTTACAGTAACGGATCCGTCATTGATCCTACCTACGAGCAAGTATGTGCTGGTGACACCGGACACGCAGAAGTCGTACAACTGACATTTTACCCAGAGCAAATCTCGTTAGAGCAGATCTTTGAAATATTCTTTGCCCTGCACGACCCGACGCAACTTAACCGCCAGGGCAATGATATTGGCTCACAATATCGAGGCGGGATTTATTATCACAACGAAGCACAGCATCAAGCCGCAATTGCTTTCATTGCCAAGCTGAGAGCCGATAAAATCTATGACGGTGAAATTGTCACAGAAGTGTTGCCGCTAGAAAATTATTATGACGCAGAAGATTATCATCAGGACTATTTTAATAACAATCCTGGAAACACTTATTGTAACTTTGTCGTTGGTCCGAAGTTAACCAAGTTTAAACAAACCTTTGCCCAGATGCTCAAAGATTAA
- the mgtE gene encoding magnesium transporter — protein MAELLATPTPVNQVSMIIDALNAGKFVSVRKILHETPACDVALILESSPSKTRDELWELLDADYHGDVLEELSEDVRNGIISKMMPDNVVEALEDMDTDDLAETLSTLPVDVVQDILDSMDAQDRQRAEQALSYGEETAGFIMNTDTITLRPDVSIDVILRYLRLRGELPENTDTFYVVNRSDVLIGSVPVTRLLTSPSEMTVAEIMDEEPEVITVSTPDDQVAMLFERYNWLSAPVVDENHLLVGRVTIDDVVDIIREDAEHSMMSMAGLDDEEDTFAPVMQSTKRRSVWLGVNLVTALLAAMVSDLFEQTLAQLAVLAILNTIVPSMGGVAGNQTLTLVIRGMALGHVNESNQKFLISKELAIGFLNGMIWAALIATVVALWKQDFQLGVIIAFAMMMNMVAAGLSGATLPLIMKKLKIDPALAGSVILTTITDVVGIFAFLGTATLFLI, from the coding sequence ATGGCAGAACTCTTAGCCACGCCCACTCCAGTCAACCAAGTTAGCATGATTATCGACGCACTTAACGCCGGTAAGTTTGTTTCTGTGCGCAAGATCCTGCATGAAACTCCCGCGTGTGATGTTGCCCTGATTCTCGAATCCAGTCCAAGTAAAACCCGTGATGAGCTTTGGGAATTACTCGATGCGGATTATCACGGTGACGTCTTAGAAGAACTGTCTGAAGACGTGCGTAACGGTATTATTAGTAAAATGATGCCAGATAATGTCGTTGAAGCACTTGAGGACATGGATACGGATGACTTGGCTGAGACGCTCAGTACCTTGCCGGTGGACGTAGTACAAGATATTCTTGATTCGATGGATGCCCAAGACCGCCAGCGTGCTGAGCAAGCCTTGAGTTATGGTGAAGAAACCGCCGGTTTCATTATGAATACCGACACCATCACCTTACGTCCGGATGTTTCGATTGATGTGATATTACGTTATCTCAGATTGCGCGGAGAACTACCTGAAAACACCGATACCTTTTATGTAGTCAATCGCTCAGATGTGTTAATCGGCAGTGTTCCTGTGACTCGCTTACTGACTTCTCCTTCTGAGATGACGGTAGCTGAGATCATGGATGAAGAGCCAGAAGTAATCACTGTGAGTACCCCTGATGATCAAGTAGCGATGTTGTTTGAGCGCTATAACTGGTTATCGGCGCCCGTTGTCGATGAGAATCACCTTCTGGTTGGTCGGGTTACGATTGATGACGTGGTTGATATCATTCGCGAAGACGCTGAGCATTCAATGATGAGTATGGCCGGTCTTGATGACGAAGAAGATACGTTTGCGCCCGTCATGCAATCGACCAAACGCCGCTCTGTCTGGTTAGGAGTGAATTTGGTTACCGCTTTACTCGCGGCAATGGTGTCTGATTTGTTTGAGCAAACACTGGCACAATTAGCAGTGCTTGCCATCCTCAATACCATAGTGCCGAGCATGGGTGGGGTGGCCGGTAATCAGACATTGACTCTTGTTATACGGGGTATGGCACTAGGGCACGTCAATGAATCCAACCAAAAGTTTTTGATCAGCAAAGAGCTTGCGATTGGTTTTCTCAATGGGATGATTTGGGCGGCGTTGATTGCTACGGTTGTCGCATTGTGGAAACAAGATTTTCAGCTCGGTGTGATCATCGCGTTTGCGATGATGATGAACATGGTCGCGGCCGGTTTGTCAGGCGCGACATTACCACTGATCATGAAGAAACTCAAAATAGATCCGGCTCTTGCAGGGAGTGTTATTCTGACTACAATCACCGATGTCGTCGGGATTTTTGCCTTTCTTGGCACGGCAACGCTATTTTTGATTTAG
- a CDS encoding HPr family phosphocarrier protein, with the protein MPKICEALTIVNRLGLHARPATQLAKISGEFNSTITLQIGDKTADASSVLGLMLLAGSQGKVVMVTVEGDDAEEAFEAVKTLFCTKFLEEDN; encoded by the coding sequence ATGCCAAAAATTTGTGAAGCACTCACTATCGTCAATCGCTTAGGGTTGCATGCTAGACCTGCGACTCAGTTAGCCAAAATATCTGGCGAATTCAACTCGACTATTACATTGCAAATTGGTGATAAAACCGCAGACGCTTCAAGTGTCTTAGGACTAATGTTACTCGCGGGGTCGCAAGGCAAAGTAGTTATGGTAACAGTAGAAGGCGACGATGCTGAAGAAGCATTTGAGGCAGTTAAAACCCTGTTTTGTACAAAGTTTTTAGAAGAGGATAACTAA
- the rapZ gene encoding RNase adapter RapZ: MKLIIISGRSGSGKSIALRALEDLGYYCVDNIPVNLLPALTQTLTNEYHEVAVSVDVRNLPKESNELAEILDYLPNAWDVSIVYLDSSKDVLLKRYSETRRLHPLSRHNRSLEEAIKSEKLLLEPIQERADLVIHTDKLTVHDLAEIVKERILGKKSTRLVLVFESFGFKYGIPKDADYVFDARFLPNPHWEPELKHFTGLDKPIQYFLGGQPVVSKFIWQIQNLITTWLPHLERNNRSYVTVAIGCTGGQHRSVYVAEQLKQNIMDMYPDVQIRHRELQRNEKN, encoded by the coding sequence ATGAAACTCATTATTATCAGTGGACGTTCAGGCTCGGGCAAATCGATTGCACTGCGCGCCCTTGAGGATCTAGGGTATTATTGTGTCGATAATATTCCGGTAAACTTATTACCAGCACTGACACAAACCTTGACAAACGAGTACCATGAGGTCGCGGTGAGTGTTGACGTTCGTAACTTACCCAAAGAATCTAACGAGCTTGCCGAAATACTAGACTATCTACCGAATGCATGGGATGTGTCAATTGTTTACCTCGATTCCTCAAAAGACGTCTTGTTGAAAAGGTATAGCGAAACCAGACGCTTGCATCCGTTATCACGCCATAACCGTTCTTTAGAAGAAGCAATTAAATCTGAAAAATTATTATTAGAGCCGATACAAGAACGGGCCGATTTGGTGATCCACACTGACAAACTCACAGTGCATGACTTAGCTGAAATAGTCAAAGAGCGGATTTTGGGCAAAAAAAGCACTCGCTTAGTGTTGGTTTTTGAATCATTCGGGTTCAAGTATGGCATACCCAAAGATGCAGACTACGTGTTTGATGCCAGGTTTCTGCCCAACCCTCACTGGGAGCCGGAATTAAAGCACTTTACTGGCTTGGATAAGCCCATTCAGTATTTTCTTGGCGGACAACCCGTTGTGAGCAAGTTTATCTGGCAGATCCAAAATTTAATCACCACATGGCTACCCCATCTTGAGCGCAATAATCGGAGTTATGTAACGGTTGCTATTGGGTGTACAGGTGGGCAACACCGTTCTGTGTATGTTGCAGAACAACTCAAACAGAACATAATGGATATGTACCCAGATGTGCAAATTCGTCATCGTGAATTGCAGCGTAATGAGAAAAACTAA
- the ptsN gene encoding PTS IIA-like nitrogen regulatory protein PtsN: MSIQHLLDIDRTLCAVSCQSKKRILETISQVVASQLEDVPQAEVLASLVGREKMGSTGIGKGIAIPHGRLANIEEVIAVVLTTQPGVDFDAVDNEPVDIFFALLVPEEQIEGHLQTLAAIAAKLNDEHIVSQIRAATIPQQIIDALQ; the protein is encoded by the coding sequence ATGAGCATTCAACATTTACTCGATATAGACCGCACTTTATGTGCGGTCTCTTGTCAAAGCAAGAAACGTATTTTAGAAACCATTTCTCAAGTCGTTGCCAGTCAGCTAGAAGATGTGCCTCAAGCTGAAGTACTGGCAAGTCTTGTCGGTCGTGAGAAGATGGGGTCAACTGGTATTGGCAAAGGGATTGCCATACCGCATGGTCGTCTAGCCAATATTGAAGAAGTGATCGCGGTCGTTTTAACGACACAACCGGGTGTGGATTTTGATGCGGTAGATAATGAACCCGTCGATATTTTTTTCGCACTTCTGGTACCCGAAGAGCAAATAGAAGGACACTTGCAAACGCTCGCAGCCATTGCTGCAAAACTCAATGATGAGCACATAGTCAGTCAGATCCGCGCAGCTACCATTCCACAGCAAATCATCGACGCATTGCAATAA
- the hpf gene encoding ribosome hibernation promoting factor: protein MQINLTGHHVEITDSLRDYVDTKFEKLERHFDHINNVQVILNVEKIRQKAEAKLNLNGGEVFATSEHEDMYAAIDSLIDKLDRQVIKHKEKLQRH from the coding sequence ATGCAAATAAACCTGACTGGTCACCACGTTGAAATTACTGATTCACTACGGGATTATGTTGATACGAAATTTGAGAAACTCGAGCGTCATTTTGACCATATCAACAATGTACAAGTGATTTTGAATGTCGAAAAAATTCGACAGAAAGCCGAAGCTAAATTGAACCTCAATGGTGGTGAGGTGTTTGCAACCTCTGAACACGAAGATATGTATGCGGCGATTGATAGTTTAATTGACAAACTGGATCGTCAAGTGATTAAGCACAAGGAAAAGCTTCAGCGTCATTAA